The following proteins come from a genomic window of Halorussus halophilus:
- a CDS encoding DUF2110 family protein, with protein MVVLATKVYVSGDAYERSRDALRSLVDNEIGDLDVEYTIGVREDNFAIVTIEGDDEVVARNVLREAYGEVTPNFEDGETYLGTLESWGEDGIVLDAGRDIEIPADNLGLGQGTPIQIVERFGLVQHMPLRFVYREGDGNAGASELADEERDRLYDWTRGTGRVNVNSATRGEVRATVNRAGHANDIVTVERLGLLEQSIVCKEGTDPPGLLAAIGEYLPAEIRCVIP; from the coding sequence ATGGTCGTACTCGCCACCAAGGTGTACGTCAGCGGTGACGCCTACGAACGCTCACGAGACGCGCTCCGGTCGCTCGTGGACAACGAAATCGGCGACTTAGACGTGGAGTACACCATCGGGGTGCGCGAAGACAACTTCGCAATCGTGACCATCGAGGGCGACGACGAAGTCGTCGCGCGAAACGTCCTCCGCGAGGCCTACGGCGAAGTTACGCCGAACTTCGAGGACGGCGAGACGTACCTCGGCACGCTTGAATCGTGGGGCGAGGACGGCATCGTCCTCGACGCAGGACGAGACATCGAGATTCCCGCCGACAACCTCGGACTCGGACAGGGGACGCCCATCCAAATCGTCGAGCGGTTCGGTCTCGTCCAGCACATGCCGCTCCGGTTCGTCTACCGCGAGGGCGACGGAAACGCCGGCGCATCCGAACTCGCAGACGAAGAGCGCGACCGACTGTACGACTGGACCCGTGGCACGGGTCGGGTGAACGTCAACAGCGCGACTCGCGGCGAAGTTCGCGCGACGGTCAACCGTGCAGGACACGCTAACGACATCGTCACCGTCGAACGACTCGGTCTGCTCGAACAGAGCATCGTCTGCAAGGAAGGGACGGACCCGCCGGGCCTGCTCGCGGCCATCGGCGAGTACCTCCCCGCTGAGATTCGCTGCGTCATCCCGTAA
- a CDS encoding DUF5803 family protein, which produces MNSRHRLLLAFGSLALLAVTAGCTGGIFGPGEISDEKLNQSASYDWNTSSDVTINISGDQYQAVYNVSNRTQLGVYEFESLGGKRPVEIAAVQFQYPNGTVVGAEKIEVEKKDSRTIVHTPAKNGKLAYSAPHRGKSFSMPAYVEGSYEVVLPRGMRVDNFLLSHVRPDDYQTTDPPERVHITWDDVSAKSINVQYYLARDLTILAGIVGVGVLLALLGLGYFRLQIRELERKREEMGLNVDTSGDEFDDGPPPGMG; this is translated from the coding sequence ATGAACTCACGACACCGCCTCCTCCTCGCGTTCGGTTCGCTCGCCCTCCTCGCGGTTACGGCGGGGTGTACCGGCGGTATCTTCGGACCGGGCGAAATCAGCGACGAGAAACTGAACCAGTCGGCTAGTTACGACTGGAACACTTCCTCGGACGTGACCATCAACATCAGCGGCGACCAGTATCAGGCCGTCTACAACGTCTCGAACCGGACCCAGTTGGGCGTCTACGAGTTCGAGTCGCTCGGCGGGAAGCGCCCCGTCGAAATCGCGGCCGTGCAGTTCCAGTATCCGAACGGCACCGTCGTGGGAGCCGAGAAGATAGAAGTCGAGAAGAAAGACTCTAGGACGATAGTACACACGCCCGCGAAGAACGGGAAGTTGGCCTACAGCGCCCCACACCGCGGCAAGTCGTTCAGCATGCCCGCCTACGTCGAAGGCTCCTACGAGGTCGTCTTGCCGCGCGGGATGCGCGTCGATAACTTCCTGCTGAGCCACGTCCGCCCGGACGACTACCAGACGACCGACCCGCCCGAACGGGTTCACATCACGTGGGACGACGTGAGTGCCAAGAGCATCAACGTGCAGTACTACCTCGCTCGCGACCTGACGATACTCGCGGGTATCGTCGGCGTCGGCGTCCTGCTTGCGCTGCTCGGACTCGGGTACTTCCGACTCCAGATTCGTGAACTCGAACGGAAGCGCGAGGAGATGGGCCTCAACGTCGATACGTCGGGCGACGAGTTCGACGACGGGCCGCCGCCGGGGATGGGCTGA
- a CDS encoding competence/damage-inducible protein A, which yields MQVALVSVGDELLVGDTVNTNAAWLGERLADRGATVERVVVLPDRIADIARVVNELRADYDAVIVTGGLGPTHDDLTMEAVAAAVGVPVEEHPDAAAWIADHDDYSHADLVDGTTHLPKGSRLLENEVGVAPGCVVENIYVLPGVPAEMKAMFESVAEEFSGEKRHSVSVAVDEPESALIDRFAELQEHFDVTVGSYPGDHVRVKLESTDEAELDRATAWLRERVTEVENE from the coding sequence ATGCAAGTAGCCCTCGTCTCCGTCGGCGACGAACTGCTGGTCGGCGACACCGTCAACACGAACGCCGCGTGGCTCGGTGAACGGTTGGCCGACCGCGGTGCGACCGTCGAGCGCGTGGTCGTCCTCCCCGACCGAATCGCAGACATCGCTCGCGTCGTCAACGAACTTCGCGCCGACTACGACGCCGTAATCGTCACGGGCGGTCTCGGTCCGACCCACGACGACCTGACGATGGAAGCCGTCGCGGCGGCCGTCGGCGTCCCGGTCGAAGAACATCCGGACGCCGCAGCGTGGATAGCCGACCACGACGACTACAGCCACGCAGACCTGGTCGATGGCACGACGCATCTCCCGAAAGGGTCGCGCCTGCTCGAAAACGAAGTTGGGGTCGCTCCGGGGTGTGTCGTCGAAAACATCTACGTGCTGCCCGGCGTTCCGGCAGAGATGAAGGCGATGTTCGAGTCGGTCGCCGAGGAGTTCTCGGGCGAGAAGCGACACAGCGTGAGCGTGGCCGTAGACGAGCCAGAGAGCGCCCTCATCGACAGGTTTGCAGAGCTACAGGAGCACTTCGACGTGACAGTCGGAAGCTACCCCGGCGACCACGTGCGGGTCAAACTCGAAAGTACGGACGAAGCGGAACTCGACCGGGCGACGGCGTGGCTCCGCGAACGAGTGACGGAAGTAGAAAACGAGTGA
- a CDS encoding ATP-NAD kinase family protein, which produces MRRIGVVVNPIAGMGGRVGLKGTDGKVVEARERGAEPRASERASAALAALHESTPDTEIVTYGGEMGERAARTAGFDPLVVGKPDSEETTASDTREAVRRFVDEGVELVLFVGGDGTAVDVAQTLKELDSAVPILGVPAGVKVYSAVFAVTPEAAGRVAADFDGTETREVNDIDEDAYREGEVRAELKGLAEVPVAEDLQSSKQLGGGSVEGVAAGFADDVEEGVTYVLGPGGTLGKIKAELGFEGSPLGVDVWRDGELLATDASEAEILENLAERNVVVVSPIGGQGFVFGRGNDQISPDVLRQSDVEVVASKRKLDGIGVLRVDTGDEDVDESLRGWRKVRVGRFERRMMKVV; this is translated from the coding sequence ATGCGACGTATCGGCGTGGTCGTCAACCCAATCGCCGGGATGGGCGGCCGCGTGGGACTGAAGGGAACCGACGGGAAGGTCGTGGAGGCGCGCGAACGCGGTGCGGAACCGCGCGCATCCGAGCGAGCGAGCGCAGCGCTCGCGGCACTGCACGAGAGCACACCCGACACGGAAATCGTAACCTACGGCGGCGAGATGGGCGAGCGAGCGGCGCGAACGGCAGGCTTCGACCCGCTCGTCGTCGGCAAACCAGATAGTGAGGAAACCACCGCGAGCGACACCCGCGAGGCAGTTCGACGGTTCGTGGACGAGGGCGTAGAACTCGTGCTATTCGTCGGCGGCGACGGAACCGCAGTAGACGTCGCGCAGACACTGAAAGAATTGGATTCTGCAGTTCCTATCCTCGGAGTTCCGGCAGGCGTGAAAGTCTACTCGGCCGTGTTCGCGGTGACACCCGAGGCGGCCGGACGGGTGGCCGCTGACTTCGACGGCACCGAGACGCGCGAAGTCAACGACATCGACGAGGACGCGTACCGCGAAGGGGAAGTCCGTGCCGAACTGAAGGGACTCGCCGAAGTACCGGTCGCCGAGGACCTCCAGTCGAGCAAGCAACTCGGCGGCGGAAGCGTCGAAGGTGTAGCGGCGGGGTTCGCTGACGACGTGGAGGAGGGCGTCACCTACGTTCTCGGGCCAGGCGGAACCCTCGGCAAGATAAAAGCCGAGTTGGGATTCGAGGGATCACCCCTCGGCGTGGACGTGTGGCGGGATGGAGAACTCCTCGCCACCGACGCCAGCGAAGCAGAGATTCTGGAAAACCTTGCCGAGCGAAACGTGGTCGTCGTCTCGCCAATCGGCGGACAGGGGTTCGTCTTCGGCCGCGGCAACGACCAGATTTCGCCGGACGTGCTTCGCCAATCTGACGTGGAAGTCGTCGCCTCGAAGCGCAAACTCGACGGCATCGGTGTTCTGCGAGTCGATACCGGCGACGAGGACGTAGACGAGTCGCTTCGAGGTTGGCGGAAGGTTCGTGTCGGCCGGTTCGAGCGCCGGATGATGAAGGTGGTCTGA
- a CDS encoding phosphate uptake regulator PhoU: MDTRKVQRLGPSTLAMTLPAEWAKENNVEKGDEVSLRMGGKGTLTVLPESAHTEEAEAVIHAENLDADAVERAIVAQYVLGRRIIYVESEDALSSAHINAVYKAETQLMGLGVVEETPESIAIRCSVDPEDFSLDNLLERLENTGSTMRSEAVKALAHGNPDLAQRALNRERQANKIFVLLLRLIFTAYQNPTLARAVDLDSGFPLIGYRSIAKNLELIADNAEDIAEIVLETEGHTIDVDQKTMRRIREFTDQVDEITALAVESAVERDYEKTLEVRALFHEIGDRESEILDDLPEMDNDSLLAIREVLVSLQQTAQYAMRNAEIAANLALNEESEHTTIN; this comes from the coding sequence ATGGATACGCGGAAGGTCCAGCGATTAGGTCCCTCGACGCTGGCGATGACCCTGCCCGCGGAGTGGGCCAAGGAGAACAACGTCGAGAAAGGTGACGAGGTGTCGCTCAGAATGGGCGGGAAGGGGACACTGACGGTCCTCCCCGAGTCGGCCCACACGGAGGAAGCCGAGGCGGTCATCCACGCGGAGAATCTGGACGCCGACGCCGTCGAGCGGGCTATCGTCGCCCAGTACGTCCTCGGACGGCGAATCATCTACGTCGAGAGCGAAGACGCCCTCTCCAGCGCGCACATCAACGCCGTCTACAAGGCCGAGACGCAGTTGATGGGACTCGGCGTGGTCGAAGAGACACCCGAGAGTATCGCCATCCGGTGTTCGGTTGACCCCGAGGATTTCAGCCTCGACAACCTGCTCGAACGACTGGAGAACACCGGTTCGACCATGCGTAGCGAGGCGGTGAAGGCACTCGCCCACGGCAACCCCGACTTGGCACAGCGTGCGCTGAACCGCGAGCGACAGGCGAACAAGATCTTCGTCTTGCTGCTGCGACTCATCTTCACGGCCTACCAGAATCCGACGCTCGCACGTGCGGTGGACTTGGACAGCGGGTTCCCGCTCATCGGCTACCGCTCCATCGCCAAGAACCTCGAACTCATCGCCGACAACGCGGAGGACATCGCCGAAATCGTCCTCGAAACCGAGGGCCACACCATCGACGTAGACCAGAAGACGATGCGACGCATCCGGGAGTTCACCGACCAAGTGGACGAGATTACAGCGCTCGCAGTCGAATCCGCCGTCGAGCGTGACTACGAGAAGACGCTGGAAGTGCGCGCGCTCTTCCACGAAATCGGCGACCGGGAGAGCGAGATTCTCGACGACCTCCCGGAGATGGACAACGACTCGCTACTGGCGATTCGAGAGGTGTTGGTGAGCCTCCAGCAGACTGCACAGTACGCCATGCGGAACGCCGAAATCGCGGCGAACTTGGCGCTCAACGAGGAGAGCGAGCACACGACTATCAACTGA
- a CDS encoding ester cyclase, whose translation MTTTENNEQISRRLTEEVFEQKNYDVIDELVAEDFVLHDPSMPEPVRGREDYREMAEMGASIVDGRIEIDQLIAADDWVVSRWTQTGTHVGKMGNIEPTNEEVTITGIDINRFEDGKLAETWSEVNLLNMLMQVGAVPEDLFSPEPSAAD comes from the coding sequence ATGACCACAACCGAGAACAACGAGCAAATCAGCCGCAGGCTCACCGAAGAGGTTTTCGAACAGAAGAACTACGACGTCATCGACGAACTCGTCGCAGAGGACTTCGTCCTCCACGACCCGTCCATGCCCGAACCGGTTCGTGGACGCGAGGACTACCGAGAGATGGCCGAGATGGGAGCTAGCATCGTAGACGGCCGCATCGAGATAGACCAACTCATCGCTGCCGACGACTGGGTCGTCTCGCGGTGGACACAGACCGGCACTCACGTCGGCAAGATGGGTAACATCGAACCGACGAACGAGGAAGTGACTATCACGGGAATCGACATCAACCGGTTCGAGGACGGCAAACTCGCAGAAACGTGGTCCGAAGTGAATCTCCTGAACATGCTCATGCAAGTCGGGGCGGTTCCGGAGGACCTCTTCTCCCCCGAACCATCGGCGGCCGACTGA
- a CDS encoding DUF7528 family protein, which translates to MNRDEAAELQDAVGSALTERREFFRTAGIHREDGTYEVARRGADSSGNSKVFESFDALRRMFERLPAEFSAEDVGRTGITGSRRHMLVRHFAEHPTFDCTISRRNPLTAEKTSVDVEENSSGIEESMEEVEVAGAD; encoded by the coding sequence CTGAACAGAGACGAGGCCGCCGAGTTGCAAGACGCGGTCGGGTCTGCGCTGACGGAGCGCCGCGAGTTCTTCCGGACGGCAGGAATCCACCGCGAGGACGGCACCTACGAAGTCGCGCGCCGCGGTGCGGACTCCTCTGGCAACTCGAAGGTGTTCGAGAGTTTCGACGCACTGCGCCGGATGTTCGAGCGCCTGCCAGCCGAGTTCTCTGCGGAGGATGTCGGTCGGACGGGCATTACCGGTTCGCGTCGGCACATGCTGGTGCGCCACTTCGCCGAGCATCCCACCTTCGACTGCACGATTTCGCGGCGGAATCCGCTGACTGCGGAGAAGACTAGCGTCGATGTCGAGGAGAACAGTTCTGGTATCGAGGAATCGATGGAAGAGGTCGAGGTGGCTGGAGCCGATTAG